TCGGGACCGCCATTTTTTCAAAATAATAATATGGGTCAGTAGCTCAGTTGGTAGAGCATTAGATTGAAGCTCTAAGTGTCGGCGGTTCGATTCCGTCCTGACCCATCAGGTTTTTTTGCCGGTTTAGCTCAGCAGGTAGAGCAACTGACTTGTAATCAGTAGGTCGTGGGTTCGATTCCTATAGCCGGCACCATGTTTTCCCGGAGGGGTAGCGAAGTGGCTAAACGCGGCGGACTGTAAATCCGCTCCTTAGGGTTCGGCGGTTCGAATCCGTCCCCCTCCACCAGTTTTTTTATAGGGGCATAGTTTAACGGTAGAATAGAGGTCTCCAAAACCTTTGATGTGGGTTCGATTCCTACTGCCCCTGCCAATTAATTTTATGGCGGTTGTGGCGAAGTGGTTAACGCACCGGATTGTGGTTCCGGCATTCGTGGGTTCGATTCCCATCAGTCGCCCCATTTAATATAAAATTAACGTAAAACTATAAAGCAGTGGCGGTTGTGGCGAAGTGGTTAACGCACCGGATTGTGGTTCCGGCATTCGTGGGTTCGATTCCCATCAGTCGCCCCATTGTTGGGGTATAGCCAAGCGGTAAGGCAACGGATTTTGATTCCGTCATGCCCTGGTTCGAATCCAGGTACCCCAGCCATTTATGCGGAAGTAGTTCAGTGGTAGAACACCACCTTGCCAAGGTGGGGGTCGCGAGTTCGAACCTCGTCTTCCGCTCCAATAATATGGCGGCATAGCCAAGTGGTAAGGCACAGGTCTGCAACACCTTTATCACCGGTTCAAATCCGGTTGCCGCCTCCATATTTTTTACTTAATCGGATACTCCGATTTTTTTTATCTCTAAAGTATTATGCCGGTGTGGCGGAATTGGCAGACGCGCACGACTCAAAATCGTGTTCCTTTGGAGTGTCGGTTCGACCCCGACCACCGGTATCCAAAGTAAATTTAAAAGACTTCAACAACTCTGTTGAGGTCTTTTTTTTATATTCTGAAACAGTACAAGGTAAAAAAGCATCGATTATCCACATGGAGTACGCGTGCAAATTGAAGTAGATTCAATTGATGACGCTATTGCAAAAGCTATGGAGGAGGGAGCTATTATTGTCCGAGAAAAAATGGAATTTGATGAATTTTATCTTGCGTATTTAGTAGACCCTACTGGACTAGGTTTTGGTTTAATTCAAAATAAGAAAAATGAATAAACTTTAACGCCTCTGCAAAGTCTTGCAGAGGTTTTTTATTTTACAAGAGCTATAACTCTATTAGAAGTGTAAGCACATTTTCAAACGGGTATGGAATACTTAGATACTAATGCAAGAAAACTATTAAAAATGTCTTTTTAGTTAATATTTATTTTACTTGATGAATAGGATAACAAGGATGGGAGTAAATATAGGGGGAATAGGATGAAGAAAATAAGTAGGATGTTGATTGTAGTTATGATTTTTGGGTTATTACAGATTCAGCCGGTATATGCAGCTAGTTTTAAAGATGTGTCATCTGACAATACGTTAAATACGGAAATAGATTATTTAGTTGAACGTGGGATTATTAAAGGGTATCCTAATGGCACTTTTAAACCGAATGAATATGTAACAAGAGCTCAAGTAGCTGTCATGTTAACTCGTGCGTTAGGATTGAAAACGACGAATGTGAAAAATCCGAAGTATCAAGATGTCCCGACATCACATGTCTACTATAAAGAAATCGCTGCTACACAAAATGCTGGCATATTCGAGGCAACAAAGAAATTTAATCCGAATGGGACGCTATCGAGAGCAGATATGGCCATTGTTTTACAACGTGCTTTTAAATTAAAGGGAACGAGCCCTTATTATTTTACGGATGTTACGGAGAAAACACCAGGTTATAAGGAAATATTAGCGGTAGCGAACAATAATATTACGAGCGGTTATCAGGATGGTACATTTAAACCTAAATTGCCATTAACACGTGCACATTTTTCAGCATTTGTTGCTCGTGCCATGACCCTTTCAAAGCCAAATTTACAAAAGGATCCTGCAAATAAATACACCTATGCATTTTACTCACCAGATGATGGCCTAAGATATACATTAAATTATCAATACAGCCATA
The genomic region above belongs to Lysinibacillus sp. FSL W8-0992 and contains:
- a CDS encoding S-layer homology domain-containing protein — its product is MKKISRMLIVVMIFGLLQIQPVYAASFKDVSSDNTLNTEIDYLVERGIIKGYPNGTFKPNEYVTRAQVAVMLTRALGLKTTNVKNPKYQDVPTSHVYYKEIAATQNAGIFEATKKFNPNGTLSRADMAIVLQRAFKLKGTSPYYFTDVTEKTPGYKEILAVANNNITSGYQDGTFKPKLPLTRAHFSAFVARAMTLSKPNLQKDPANKYTYAFYSPDDGLRYTLNYQYSHNDNKNDVWSIANMTNNKQFNDELLYYDGSVYAQAIAQEYSSHYDFYIGLPLRIGVIVHEDDEGPVNGNRITVQTTDGTVRAGGVNYKNVAVLEESFKYIDVVKTYYFVDGIGLVKELHNGEVVYELLKRTAN